The Vicia villosa cultivar HV-30 ecotype Madison, WI linkage group LG1, Vvil1.0, whole genome shotgun sequence genome includes a region encoding these proteins:
- the LOC131644538 gene encoding phosphatidate phosphatase PAH1-like, translated as MNVVGKVGSLISQGVYSVATPFHPFGGAVDVIVVQQQDGTFRSTPWYVRFGKFQGVLKGAEKVVRISVNGVESDFHMYLDNSGEAYFVKEVDEEKGVNLDQDSSKKSGGFLSNGHHVLDHSISDSGVLRLKGEVSSSVVPRIQRTESDGRYYDFHDSFDDSVDLSDYGSNSYETLEGENSVDSKGPQPEMVLVSVDGHILTAPISESEQNEENVQLRNPQFHLGPAEETDICEGNEEFSSGETAWAADYITQLEVSADDVQSIRRDTNGNDITSTAPLEVCQTEEVSICQSRETLVVEIQDRLTITDSEGVVASGLKKESVFKSCLELQDFGQQTGSPDLQRSGSLLKVKNSSDESNASSPVVDENEREIVIQSDASSPVVDENKQESVEKSQNIDGLSSTSSPTSSGGHKSPKSESRLQDQEVEKEASGEVDSASSSPSVIDDTERNNEQVRMSVSNGGEDDSRQTTSLEDISKNASEVVEPQTETSSKGDKIHSGLGFEISLCGHELKAGMGLEAAAGVFEAHRVSEEYFTNSALSIIKNQNLVIKFQEMYLTWEKAAPLVLGKAVFGSNLPLERKDAIPVELDQRSPTSGRRWRLWPIPFRRVKTLEHTYSNVSTEEVFLDSESGALVEPTPTSSSEGSPRKQFVRTNVPTNEQIASLNLKDGQNTVTFSFSTRVLGTQQVDAHIYLWKWNARIVISDVDGTITKSDVLGQFMPLVGKDWTQSGVARLFSAIKENGYQLLFLSARAIVQAYLTRNFLLNLKQDGKTLPNGPVVISPDGLFPSLFREVIRRAPHEFKIACLEDIKKLFPSDYNPFYAGFGNRDTDELSYRKIGIPKGKIFIINPKGEVAISQRIGAKSYTSLHTLVNDMFPPTSMVEQEDYNAWNYWRMPLPDID; from the exons ATGAATGTGGTAGGGAAAGTTGGAAGTTTGATAAGCCAAGGTGTGTACTCAGTTGCTACTCCTTTTCACCCCTTTGGTGGTGCTGTTGATGTGATTGTTGTTCAGCAACAAGATGGTACATTTAGAAGTACACCTTGGTATGTTAGGTTTGGTAAATTTCAAGGTGTTCTTAAAGGTGCTGAAAAGGTTGTTAGAATAAGTGTTAATGGTGTTGAGTCTGATTTTCATATGTATCTTGATAATTCTGGGGAGGCTTATTTTGTGAAGGAGGTGGATGAGGAGAAAGGGGTTAATCTTGATCAGGATTCTAGTAAGAAAAGTGGTGGTTTTTTGAGTAATGGTCATCATGTACTTGATCATAGTATCTCGGATTCTGGGGTGCTTCGGTTGAAAGGTGAAGTTAGTTCATCGGTTGTGCCTCGAATTCAAAGGACGGAGTCTGATGGGAGATATTACGATTTTCATGATTCTTTTGATGATTCAGTTGATTTATCGGATTACGGGTCTAACTCGTATGAGACTCTAGAGGGAGAGAATTCCGTGGACTCAAAGGGTCCTCAGCCTGAGATGGTCTTGGTGAGTGTTGACGGTCATATATTGACGGCTCCTATCTCGGAATCAGAGCAGAATGAGGAAAATGTCCAGTTAAGAAATCCTCAATTTCATCTCGGCCCGGCGGAGGAGACTGATATATGTGAAGGAAATGAAGAGTTTAGTTCCGGTGAAACTGCTTGGGCTGCTGATTATATTACCCAGTTGGAGGTTTCAGCAGATGACGTTCAATCCATTCGACGCGACACTAATGGTAATGATATCACCTCCACGGCCCCACTTGAAGTTTGTCAAACAGAGGAGGTGAGTATTTGTCAATCACGAGAAACTCTGGTGGTCGAAATTCAAGATCGTCTTACGATAACTGATTCAGAAGGGGTGGTTGCATCTGGTCTCAAGAAAGAGAGTGTCTTCAAAAGCTGTTTGGAGCTACAGGATTTTGGGCAGCAGACTGGAAGCCCTGACTTGCAACGCTCTGGTTCATTATTGAAGGTTAAGAATTCATCTGATGAATCTAATGCAAGTTCTCCTGTAGTTGATGAAAATGAACGAGAGATAGTTATACAATCTGATGCAAGTTCTCCTGTAGTTGATGAAAACAAACAGGAGAGCGTTGAAAAGTCGCAAAATATTGACGGGTTATCCTCCACAAGTAGTCCTACTTCTTCTGGTGGTCATAAATCTCCAAAGTCGGAATCGAGACTTCAAGATCAAGAGGTTGAAAAGGAAGCATCAGGAGAAGTTGATTCTGCTTCCAGCTCTCCTTCTGTCATTGATGATACTGAAAGGAATAATGAACAAGTTCGCATGTCCGTATCAAATGGTGGAGAAGATGATAGTCGTCAAACCACTTCACTCGAGGATATTAGTAAAAATGCAAGTGAGGTGGTGGAACCTCAAACGGAAACTTCAAGTAAAGGTGACAAAATCCATTCTGGTTTGG GATTTGAGATTTCTCTTTGTGGTCATGAACTTAAGGCGGGTATGGGTTTGGAAGCTGCTGCTGGAGTGTTTGAAGCGCATCGAGTATCGGAAGAGTATTTTACAAATTCTGCACTGtcaataattaaaaatcaaaatcttGTTATCAAGTTTCAAGAGATGTACTTGACGTGGGAAAAGGCCGCTCCTCTTGTTCTCGGAAAGGCTGTATTTGGTTCAAATTTACCTCTTGAGCGGAAAGATGCAATTCCCGTGGAACTTGATCAACGATCACCTACATCTGGACGCAGATGGAGACTGTGGCCTATTCCTTTTCGAAGGGTCAAGACACTTGAGCACACTTATAGTAATGTATCAACTGAGGAGGTATTTCTAGATTCCGAGTCTGGGGCCCTTGTAGAACCAACTCCAACATCGAGTTCCGAAGGTTCTCCTCGTAAGCAATTTGTAAGGACAAATGTTCCCACCAATGAACAGATAGCATCGTTGAATCTTAAAGACGGTCAAAATACAGTAACCTTCAGTTTCTCTACAAGGGTTCTGGGAACACAACAG GTTGATGCTCATATATACTTATGGAAGTGGAATGCAAGAATTGTAATTTCAGATGTTGATGGAACTATTACAAA GTCTGATGTTTTAGGACAGTTCATGCCTTTGGTTGGCAAAGATTGGACACAATCTGGGGTGGCAAGGCTCTTCTCTGCCATTAAG GAAAACGGATACCAGCTGCTGTTTCTGAGTGCCCGTGCAATTGTCCAGGCATATCTAACGAGGAACTTCCTACTTAACCTGAAACAG GATGGAAAAACCTTACCCAATGGACCTGTTGTTATTTCTCCCGATGGATTATTTCCTTCACTTTTCCGAGAAG TGATAAGAAGAGCACCTCATGAATTCAAGATTGCTTGTCTAGAG gataTCAAAAAACTTTTCCCTTCTGATTATAATCCATTCTATGCGGGGTTTGGCAATAGAGACACAGATGAGCTTAGTTATAGGAAGATTGGAATCCCAAAGGGAAAAATATTCATTATTAACCCTAAG GGCGAGGTGGCTATTAGTCAACGTATTGGCGCAAAGTCATATACGTCGTTACATACCCTCGTCAATGACATGTTTCCGCCTACTTCTATGGTTGAGCAG GAGGACTACAACGCATGGAATTATTGGAGAATGCCATTGCCAGATATTGACTAA
- the LOC131644539 gene encoding protein CANDIDATE G-PROTEIN COUPLED RECEPTOR 7-like, protein MAKTTITTVVSLLTILFLSIPPPSTAEIKSLTITSDTRPMILLEKFGFTHTGHVRIAVSEVSVAASGSQPDPSRLGFFLLSEESLLQVLIEIQQNPSFCVLDSRYITRLFTFRDLSPPPTASLNGSYPVSSPNEFSLFFSNCAPETSVSMAVRTELFNLDADGSYDYLSAGQTQLPSLFFLFSIVYFGFFGVWLYVCYNNKLSVHRIHLLMAALLLMKALNLICAAEDKHYVKITGTPHGWDVLFYIFQFIRVVLLFTVIVLIGTGWSFLKPFLQEREKKVLMVVIPLQVLANLASVIIGETGPFIKDWVTWNQVFLLVDIICCCAIIFPIVWSIKSLRETSKTDGKAARNLAKLTLFRQFYIVVIGYLYFTRIVVFALKTITAYKYRWVSNLAEEGASLVFYIVMFYMFMPVEKNEYFVLDDEEEEAAEIALKEEEFEL, encoded by the coding sequence ATGGCCAAAACAACGATCACCACCGTCGTTTCACTCCTCACAATCCTCTTCCTCTCAATCCCACCCCCATCAACGGCTGAGATCAAATCCCTCACCATAACCTCCGATACCCGACCCATGATCCTCTTAGAGAAATTCGGGTTCACCCACACCGGCCACGTCCGGATCGCCGTATCGGAAGTCTCCGTCGCCGCCTCCGGATCACAACCGGATCCATCTCGTCTCGGATTCTTCCTCCTCAGCGAAGAGTCCCTCCTTCAAGTCCTTATCGAGATCCAACAAAACCCTAGCTTCTGCGTTCTCGATTCACGTTACATCACGCGTCTCTTCACTTTCCGTGACCTTTCACCTCCTCCCACGGCGTCGTTGAACGGTTCTTACCCCGTCTCATCGCCGAATGAGTTCAGTCTCTTCTTCTCCAACTGCGCGCCGGAAACCTCCGTTTCCATGGCGGTTCGCACCGAGCTTTTCAACCTCGACGCCGATGGTTCCTATGATTATCTCTCCGCCGGTCAAACACAGCTTCCTTCTctgttctttctcttctccatcgTTTACTTCGGGTTTTTCGGTGTATGGTTATACGTCTGTTACAACAACAAACTCTCCGTTCACCGGATCCATCTCCTCATGGCGGCGCTCCTCCTCATGAAAGCTCTTAATCTCATCTGCGCCGCCGAGGATAAACACTACGTCAAGATCACTGGAACTCCACACGGTTGGGATGTTCTGTTCTACATCTTCCAGTTCATTCGTGTGGTGTTGCTTTTCACCGTCATTGTATTGATCGGCACCGGTTGGTCATTCCTCAAACCATTCCTACAGGAGAGGGAGAAGAAGGTTCTTATGGTTGTTATTCCTCTTCAGGTTTTGGCGAATCTAGCTTCGGTTATAATCGGTGAAACCGGTCCTTTTATCAAGGATTGGGTTACTTGGAATCAGGTTTTCTTGCTTGTTGATATCATTTGTTGTTGTGCAATCATTTTTCCTATCGTATGGTCGATTAAATCGCTTAGGGAAACATCCAAGACGGATGGAAAAGCTGCTAGGAATCTCGCGAAGCTTACGCTTTTCAGGCAGTTTTATATTGTTGTTATTGGTTACCTTTACTTCACACGCATTGTTGTTTTTGCTCTCAAAACCATCACTGCTTATAAGTATAGGTGGGTTAGTAATCTTGCTGAGGAGGGTGCTAGTCTTGTCTTTTACATTGTCATGTTTTACATGTTTATGCCTGTGGAGAAGAATGAGTATTTTGTGCTTGATGATGAGGAAGAAGAGGCTGCCGAGATTGCTCTCAAGGAAGAAGAGTTTGAGCTTTGA